A region of uncultured Carboxylicivirga sp. DNA encodes the following proteins:
- a CDS encoding AraC family transcriptional regulator, which yields MIQGKAQKVITSKYFVIPVAVLSVLLISVILYLASIQDLIILPVSDQYIIEDYTDDVNGGRSEITEMSNSDSVFVFRFQLKEGFYSPYAGFRVTPAASKLIDAGKYNQINLCLSGTNIDRLGIALYTPIPDEYNINSEDENLHHSYLSISEKKTNYQIPFNQLKHPEWWLDLHQISESEIIKPDFSQIIHVNIGSAYAPEIEKEKTLNVYSISFTRNNKLIFIALAVIYLSVIMLLYLFNYWKMFRKTKKAEITIAYKPVEIETGNQSNDEICIDYINQSFQNNDLTLDLVAKETGILQRKITQIINEQFNCNFKTYINRIRINEAKRLLSQTDLNIGEIAFKVGFNNQSHFNRVFKVETQMSPSEYRDSQA from the coding sequence ATGATTCAAGGTAAAGCCCAAAAAGTAATTACATCAAAATATTTCGTGATTCCTGTTGCGGTTTTATCTGTTTTATTAATATCCGTTATCCTTTATTTAGCTTCGATACAAGATCTGATTATTTTGCCTGTTTCTGATCAGTACATAATTGAAGATTATACTGATGATGTTAACGGAGGGCGAAGCGAGATTACAGAAATGAGTAATTCCGATTCTGTGTTTGTGTTTCGTTTTCAGTTGAAAGAAGGATTTTATAGCCCCTATGCTGGATTTAGGGTAACTCCTGCTGCAAGCAAACTAATTGATGCCGGTAAATACAATCAAATCAATCTTTGTTTGTCGGGTACAAATATCGATCGCTTAGGGATTGCTCTCTACACACCAATTCCAGATGAATATAACATCAATTCAGAGGATGAAAACCTGCATCATTCTTATCTGAGTATCTCAGAGAAAAAAACTAATTATCAAATTCCATTTAATCAGTTGAAGCATCCGGAATGGTGGTTAGATCTGCATCAGATTTCAGAATCAGAAATAATAAAGCCGGATTTTAGTCAGATTATTCATGTAAATATTGGATCAGCCTATGCTCCTGAAATAGAAAAAGAGAAAACATTGAACGTATATTCTATTTCTTTTACGCGAAATAATAAGTTGATTTTTATTGCATTGGCAGTAATCTATTTATCTGTAATAATGCTGTTGTATCTTTTCAATTATTGGAAAATGTTTCGAAAGACGAAAAAAGCAGAAATAACCATTGCTTATAAACCCGTTGAAATAGAAACAGGCAACCAATCAAATGATGAGATATGTATTGATTATATCAATCAATCGTTTCAAAATAATGACTTGACTCTTGACCTGGTTGCAAAAGAAACCGGTATACTACAAAGAAAAATTACTCAGATTATAAACGAACAATTCAATTGCAATTTTAAAACCTACATCAATCGAATCAGAATAAATGAAGCAAAGCGTTTATTGAGTCAAACTGATTTAAATATTGGAGAAATAGCTTTTAAAGTTGGCTTTAATAATCAGAGCCATTTTAATCGGGTTTTTAAGGTTGAGACACAAATGAGCCCATCTGAATATCGTGATTCTCAGGCATAA
- a CDS encoding HD domain-containing protein, with protein MKTTLDENIAKQILENNLRKEYKTLSRHACFSNIAQRFEKEKVPDRINIRPAFFHDTDRIIHSLAYTRYIDKTQVFYLFENDHITHRVLHVQLVSKIARVIGRCLSLNEDLIDAISLGHDLGHVPYGHDGERKLTEILNKYTGEYFCHNAQSVRSLQMLEKKGEGLNLTVQVLDGILCHNGELMLKEYKPNYNKTSDEFYKEYHNCWKIKDFSKSIISMTLEGCVMRIADVIAYIGRDLEDAITLGLITRQDIPKSVSDLIGDNNSDIINNFSLDIINNSFDKDYIQLSDEKFEAIKEFYDFSKTNIYQNPLKSTQDDKIRNMFDVLFEEYLNDLESGKNKTSITKNYLPRMNDYYKENYSKPRIVCDYIAGMTDDFFNNEFKNLLIPQSFGYSLKK; from the coding sequence ATGAAAACAACACTAGATGAAAACATCGCAAAACAAATTTTAGAGAATAACCTTAGAAAAGAGTATAAAACTCTATCCAGACATGCCTGTTTTAGCAATATTGCTCAAAGATTTGAAAAGGAGAAAGTACCTGATAGAATAAATATTAGACCAGCTTTTTTTCATGATACAGATAGAATTATTCATTCTCTCGCTTATACTAGATATATTGATAAAACACAAGTGTTTTATTTGTTTGAGAATGATCACATAACACATCGAGTATTACATGTTCAATTAGTTTCAAAAATTGCGAGAGTAATTGGGCGTTGTTTATCTCTAAATGAAGACTTGATAGATGCAATATCTTTGGGACATGACTTAGGACATGTTCCTTACGGTCATGATGGAGAAAGAAAACTTACTGAAATTCTAAATAAATATACCGGAGAATATTTTTGTCACAATGCTCAAAGTGTTCGTTCACTTCAGATGCTTGAAAAGAAAGGAGAAGGATTAAATCTAACAGTTCAAGTTTTGGATGGAATTCTTTGCCACAATGGTGAACTTATGCTTAAGGAATACAAACCTAATTATAATAAAACCTCAGATGAATTTTATAAAGAATATCATAATTGCTGGAAGATTAAAGACTTTAGTAAATCAATTATTTCGATGACATTGGAAGGTTGTGTTATGAGAATTGCGGATGTTATTGCTTACATTGGTAGAGATTTGGAAGATGCAATTACTCTAGGTTTAATAACTAGACAGGACATTCCCAAGTCCGTATCAGATTTAATTGGAGACAACAATTCTGATATTATAAATAATTTCTCTTTAGATATTATTAATAATAGTTTTGATAAAGATTACATACAGTTATCAGACGAAAAATTTGAAGCAATAAAAGAGTTTTATGATTTTAGCAAAACAAATATTTATCAAAATCCTTTAAAATCAACTCAAGACGATAAGATCCGGAATATGTTTGACGTACTTTTTGAAGAATATCTAAATGACTTAGAATCTGGCAAAAATAAAACATCTATAACTAAGAATTATTTGCCAAGAATGAATGACTACTATAAAGAGAATTATTCAAAACCAAGAATTGTTTGTGATTACATAGCAGGTATGACAGATGACTTTTTCAATAATGAATTTAAGAATTTACTTATTCCTCAAAGTTTTGGATATAGTTTAAAAAAATAA
- a CDS encoding outer membrane beta-barrel protein codes for MKKLIIITLLTALTQFLFSQNTRFGLEIYGGLSNYMDKYNELTDYKFKISYGASLLLDFKLKEKIYLQSGIGYINNGNSSEGKGNYTDGTPVEGTFKISYSQNYITLPINSCFINLGKKEKIGIIAGIYYAYMLSTISRLNYYNEEGLNTWSDKRNITNESMNLNRHDFGLNGEINRHLTTVNNFTFSIGLYGKLGLLATRKNDSDGYGYSNYSFGLKTIVRMKNK; via the coding sequence ATGAAAAAACTTATTATTATTACACTACTTACAGCTCTAACTCAATTTTTGTTTTCACAGAATACAAGATTTGGACTTGAAATTTATGGTGGACTTTCAAACTATATGGACAAATACAATGAACTCACTGACTATAAATTTAAGATTAGCTATGGAGCCTCATTGTTACTTGACTTTAAATTGAAAGAGAAAATATATTTGCAATCCGGGATCGGATATATTAATAATGGTAACTCTTCTGAAGGGAAAGGAAATTACACTGATGGTACTCCAGTTGAGGGCACGTTTAAAATTTCTTATAGCCAAAACTACATAACTTTACCAATAAACAGCTGCTTTATCAACCTAGGTAAAAAGGAGAAGATAGGAATAATAGCGGGAATATATTATGCCTATATGCTATCTACCATTTCCCGGTTAAATTATTACAATGAAGAAGGATTAAATACTTGGAGTGATAAGCGTAATATAACAAACGAATCAATGAATCTAAATCGTCATGATTTTGGATTGAATGGTGAGATTAATAGACATTTAACAACAGTCAACAATTTTACTTTTTCAATTGGGCTTTATGGAAAACTAGGATTACTTGCAACCCGAAAAAATGATTCTGATGGCTATGGCTACTCTAATTACTCATTTGGATTAAAAACAATCGTTCGGATGAAGAATAAATAA
- a CDS encoding CocE/NonD family hydrolase: MNRVKTISMMMAGAFILMTQACSSPKQEQKKEEMTKQEEHYTFKLSDDVTREKVTFKNRYGITLTGDLYLPKNRGEEKLAAIAVSGPYGAVKEQSSGLYANELAQRGFAVVAFDPSFTGESGGEPRNVASPDINTEDFSAAIDFLGVQSFVDREKVGIMGICGFGGMGLNATAVDKRVKATAVASMYDMSRVTAKGYFDSMTAEQRDGMLKQLGEQRWKDAEAGQPVYGTAGLPEPEQLTGEEPEFVQGYVNYYKTERGFHPRSINSNGSWTATNALSFMNMPLLTYINEITPRPILIIAGENAHSRYFSEDAYKAANEPKELMIIPGAVHTDLYDKVDVIPFDKLEKFFKENLK, encoded by the coding sequence ATGAACAGAGTAAAAACAATATCAATGATGATGGCCGGGGCATTTATACTAATGACTCAGGCTTGTTCAAGTCCTAAACAAGAACAAAAGAAAGAAGAAATGACAAAACAAGAAGAACACTATACATTTAAATTAAGCGATGATGTTACAAGAGAAAAAGTAACATTTAAAAATCGTTACGGAATTACATTAACAGGTGATTTATATCTGCCAAAAAACAGAGGAGAAGAAAAATTAGCAGCCATTGCAGTTAGCGGACCTTATGGAGCCGTAAAGGAGCAGTCGTCAGGTTTGTATGCCAATGAGTTGGCTCAGCGTGGATTTGCTGTTGTAGCATTCGATCCGTCATTCACAGGTGAGAGCGGAGGTGAGCCTCGCAATGTTGCCTCTCCTGATATCAATACAGAAGATTTTAGTGCTGCCATTGATTTCTTAGGCGTACAATCATTTGTTGACAGAGAAAAAGTGGGTATCATGGGAATCTGTGGTTTTGGTGGTATGGGCTTAAATGCTACAGCTGTTGATAAAAGAGTTAAAGCTACTGCGGTAGCAAGTATGTACGACATGTCGCGCGTAACTGCAAAAGGTTATTTTGATAGTATGACTGCTGAACAACGCGATGGTATGCTAAAACAATTAGGTGAGCAACGCTGGAAGGATGCTGAAGCGGGTCAACCAGTTTACGGTACTGCCGGTTTGCCTGAACCAGAACAATTAACAGGTGAAGAACCAGAGTTTGTTCAGGGCTATGTTAATTACTATAAGACTGAAAGAGGTTTCCACCCACGCTCAATCAACTCAAACGGATCATGGACAGCAACTAATGCATTATCATTTATGAATATGCCGTTGTTGACTTACATCAATGAGATTACTCCTCGTCCGATATTAATTATTGCCGGTGAGAATGCTCACTCTCGTTATTTTAGCGAAGATGCTTATAAAGCAGCAAACGAACCTAAAGAATTAATGATTATCCCGGGTGCAGTGCATACCGATCTGTATGATAAAGTGGATGTTATTCCATTCGATAAATTAGAGAAATTCTTTAAAGAGAACTTGAAATAG
- a CDS encoding cupin domain-containing protein: MSEFKQPFSLGQKNDAYAQYFIGQSYISILTLEGVPSFNVTFEPGCRNNWHVHQGGGQILLCTAGTGWYQEEGKPALKLNPGDVVNIPAGVNHWHGAAKDSWFAHVALSVPVEGSTTEWNGPVTDEEYNKL, from the coding sequence ATGAGTGAATTTAAACAACCATTCTCATTGGGACAGAAAAATGATGCCTATGCTCAGTATTTTATTGGACAAAGTTATATATCGATACTGACACTTGAAGGGGTACCTTCATTTAACGTGACTTTTGAACCAGGATGTCGCAATAATTGGCATGTTCACCAGGGAGGGGGACAGATTTTATTATGTACTGCCGGAACTGGCTGGTACCAGGAAGAAGGAAAACCAGCACTGAAATTAAATCCGGGTGATGTTGTAAATATTCCTGCTGGTGTAAATCACTGGCATGGTGCAGCAAAAGACAGTTGGTTTGCGCACGTAGCTCTGTCAGTTCCAGTAGAAGGTTCTACAACAGAGTGGAATGGACCTGTGACAGATGAAGAGTATAACAAATTGTAA
- a CDS encoding carboxymuconolactone decarboxylase family protein — MNRVELSEKKFKELFGGHTGPLAETDTDLQEMLNRFIFGEVFYHGSLSDKLRELITLVVLTTNQTLDQLQAHVFGALNIGVSPVEIKETIYQCTPYLGFPKTLNAINKANEVFKQAGISLPVESQKTVTEETRFDEGLKVQKEIFGDVIDKMHQGAPENQKHIQNYLSAFCFGDVYTRGTLDLKTRELLTLCILSALGGCENQVKSHVVGNVKVGNTKDVLLEVVTQCLPYMGFPRTLNALACINEMIPENK; from the coding sequence ATGAATCGAGTAGAATTAAGTGAAAAGAAATTTAAGGAGTTGTTTGGTGGTCATACAGGACCATTAGCTGAAACGGATACTGATCTGCAGGAAATGTTAAATCGTTTCATCTTCGGTGAGGTATTTTATCATGGTTCATTAAGTGATAAACTAAGAGAGTTAATAACTCTGGTTGTTTTAACAACCAACCAAACTTTAGATCAATTGCAGGCACATGTTTTTGGTGCCTTAAATATTGGTGTTAGCCCTGTTGAGATAAAAGAAACTATTTACCAGTGTACACCATATTTAGGTTTTCCTAAAACGCTAAATGCTATTAATAAAGCCAACGAGGTTTTTAAACAGGCAGGTATTTCACTTCCGGTTGAAAGTCAGAAAACAGTTACAGAAGAAACACGTTTTGATGAGGGTTTAAAAGTGCAGAAAGAGATTTTTGGAGACGTGATTGACAAGATGCATCAGGGTGCACCAGAGAATCAAAAGCATATACAAAACTATTTATCAGCCTTCTGTTTTGGTGATGTTTATACCCGTGGCACGTTAGACCTGAAAACCCGAGAGCTGTTAACCCTGTGTATTCTTAGTGCCTTGGGGGGATGCGAAAATCAGGTTAAATCGCATGTTGTGGGAAATGTAAAGGTAGGTAATACAAAAGATGTCTTGCTGGAAGTTGTAACACAATGTTTACCATACATGGGTTTTCCGCGAACCTTAAATGCATTAGCCTGCATAAATGAAATGATACCAGAAAACAAGTAA
- a CDS encoding MFS transporter, whose translation MEKAIKHERLLEVTLLLASALTILANAIVAPALPQISNAFSDIKNAEILTKLMLTLPALIIALGAPLVGSLLDKAGRIKVLFVSLIIYLLGGTSGFWLGDLYSILVGRVVLGLGVAGIMTVATTLIGDYFTGAKREYFMGLQGAFIALGGFVFITIAGVLTDIDWRLTFLVYGFSLVVIILVPFALYEPKIHSQKSEFTLSENQVIPKVVWLAIISAFIVTVCFYIIPVQIPYFLQSFDGMNGNKIGMALGGLTIAQALASFFYKKVKMKFDYVMIFVLGFIPMAIGFSIIGLSELYWQVIMGIIFCGLGVGLMMPNANLWVINLVPVHSRGKYVGGITTATFIGMFISPIIIEPIQSWVGMNESFTILGLCCAIFVLLYFVFSKRISNK comes from the coding sequence ATGGAAAAAGCAATAAAACATGAACGATTATTGGAGGTAACACTTTTGTTAGCCAGTGCACTTACCATTCTGGCTAATGCAATTGTAGCTCCGGCTTTGCCTCAGATTAGTAATGCTTTTAGTGATATAAAAAATGCTGAGATACTTACCAAACTGATGCTTACCTTGCCTGCGCTAATAATTGCCTTAGGTGCTCCTTTGGTAGGTAGTTTATTGGATAAAGCCGGCCGTATTAAGGTATTATTTGTTTCGCTGATTATCTATTTGTTGGGAGGGACATCAGGTTTTTGGCTGGGAGATTTATATTCCATTCTGGTTGGGCGTGTTGTACTGGGTTTGGGTGTTGCAGGTATCATGACTGTTGCTACCACTCTGATTGGAGATTACTTTACCGGTGCCAAACGTGAATATTTTATGGGGCTGCAAGGCGCCTTTATAGCGCTGGGAGGATTTGTATTTATTACCATTGCAGGAGTACTGACAGATATTGATTGGCGTTTAACTTTTCTGGTGTATGGGTTTTCGCTTGTTGTTATTATTTTGGTGCCCTTTGCTTTATATGAGCCTAAAATTCATAGCCAGAAATCAGAATTCACTCTTTCTGAAAATCAGGTGATTCCAAAAGTTGTATGGCTGGCAATCATCAGTGCTTTTATTGTAACGGTATGTTTTTATATAATACCTGTGCAAATACCATATTTCCTGCAAAGTTTTGATGGGATGAACGGTAATAAAATAGGTATGGCTCTGGGTGGTTTAACCATTGCACAGGCATTGGCATCTTTCTTCTACAAAAAAGTGAAAATGAAATTCGATTATGTCATGATTTTCGTTTTAGGGTTTATTCCAATGGCAATTGGATTTTCCATCATAGGTTTAAGCGAATTATACTGGCAGGTAATTATGGGTATTATATTTTGTGGATTGGGTGTGGGATTGATGATGCCCAATGCCAATCTCTGGGTAATTAATCTGGTACCTGTTCACAGCAGAGGAAAATATGTAGGAGGAATTACAACAGCCACTTTCATTGGTATGTTTATATCTCCTATCATTATTGAACCTATTCAAAGTTGGGTTGGAATGAATGAAAGTTTTACTATTCTGGGTTTATGTTGTGCAATATTTGTTTTGTTATATTTTGTATTCAGTAAACGCATCTCCAATAAGTAG
- a CDS encoding NAD(P)H-dependent oxidoreductase, translating into MSKVLYIKADAKIEGESRTVRIADSFIESYKKNNPEDEIIELDLYESGIQFLPKGKVMEMRGAGMNDKNNPLLKFACQFAEADKYVIAEPIWNLGIPAILKAYIDSVAIGGITFRYTEKGPVGLCLNKKAINIITRGGDYSSEFKSSLEMADKYLRNIFGFMGITDFTSIAVDRLDMITEDTEVLLNNAMEQARETALAF; encoded by the coding sequence ATGAGTAAAGTGTTGTATATCAAAGCCGATGCAAAAATTGAAGGTGAGTCACGAACTGTACGTATTGCTGACAGTTTTATTGAATCATATAAAAAGAATAATCCTGAGGATGAAATTATTGAACTTGATTTATATGAATCAGGAATTCAATTTCTTCCTAAAGGTAAAGTGATGGAGATGAGAGGAGCAGGAATGAATGATAAGAATAATCCATTATTGAAATTCGCCTGTCAATTTGCCGAAGCTGATAAATATGTAATTGCAGAACCAATCTGGAATCTGGGTATACCTGCCATTCTTAAGGCGTATATTGATTCTGTTGCAATTGGAGGAATCACATTCAGATATACCGAAAAAGGTCCTGTGGGATTATGCCTGAATAAAAAAGCCATTAACATCATTACCCGAGGTGGAGATTATTCGTCAGAGTTTAAAAGTTCTCTTGAAATGGCTGATAAATACCTTCGTAACATTTTTGGATTTATGGGTATTACAGATTTTACAAGTATTGCTGTAGATCGTCTGGATATGATCACTGAAGATACAGAAGTCCTGTTAAATAATGCAATGGAACAAGCCAGAGAAACAGCTTTAGCCTTCTAG
- a CDS encoding Crp/Fnr family transcriptional regulator: MNGFLKSVCELSPLSEDAINELSECLCSADFKKGETIHQEGKICKHLFFVESGLAKHQYFHEGSQFIFRFFEDNQFFIATDCFFNNLPAHYSTIALEDSEISYLKYEDFENLCSKYHCFETFARKFVSIVAYTAISNLKGLLYLDATARYAKFLNEYGHLQQRISLGDTAAFLGISQVSLSRIRSRK, from the coding sequence ATGAACGGATTCTTGAAAAGTGTGTGTGAACTGTCTCCTTTATCAGAGGATGCTATCAATGAACTATCAGAGTGTCTCTGTTCAGCAGACTTTAAAAAAGGGGAAACCATTCATCAGGAAGGAAAGATTTGTAAGCATTTGTTTTTTGTTGAGTCAGGACTTGCCAAGCATCAGTATTTTCACGAAGGAAGTCAGTTTATATTTCGGTTTTTTGAGGATAACCAATTCTTTATTGCGACAGATTGCTTTTTTAATAATTTACCTGCGCACTACTCAACTATAGCATTGGAAGATTCAGAAATAAGTTATTTAAAGTATGAAGATTTTGAAAATCTTTGCAGTAAATATCATTGTTTTGAAACGTTTGCCAGAAAGTTTGTTTCAATAGTTGCTTATACCGCCATTTCAAATTTAAAAGGACTCCTGTATTTAGATGCCACAGCCCGTTATGCAAAATTTCTAAATGAATACGGACATCTTCAACAAAGGATTAGTTTAGGAGATACGGCTGCCTTTCTCGGAATCTCGCAAGTCTCATTAAGTCGTATCCGCTCCAGGAAGTGA
- a CDS encoding cyclophilin-like fold protein, whose translation MKRSLLIFFVLLLIVTESCSKENETQNSTSNEIIDTGDTDNVNQTTNKMKIKIGERILTATLVDNSSTEALVALLKEQSLTIEMRDYANMEKVGSIGQSLPRNDQQITAQSCDIILYQGNALVIYYAPNSWNFTRLGRIDDITTQELKKVLGEGDVTVTLSL comes from the coding sequence ATGAAGCGATCTTTACTGATATTCTTTGTCCTTCTTCTAATCGTTACAGAATCCTGTTCGAAAGAAAATGAAACACAAAATTCTACATCCAATGAGATAATTGATACAGGAGATACTGATAATGTAAATCAAACAACAAATAAAATGAAAATAAAAATCGGAGAACGTATATTGACAGCCACTCTGGTTGATAATTCATCCACTGAAGCCCTGGTGGCATTACTTAAAGAACAGTCCCTGACCATTGAGATGAGGGATTATGCCAATATGGAAAAAGTCGGATCAATAGGTCAGAGCTTACCCAGAAATGATCAACAAATAACAGCTCAGTCTTGTGATATTATCCTATATCAGGGTAATGCATTGGTTATATACTATGCTCCTAATTCATGGAATTTCACAAGGCTTGGAAGAATTGATGATATTACTACCCAGGAGTTAAAAAAAGTACTGGGAGAAGGAGATGTGACAGTTACTTTATCATTATAA
- a CDS encoding DapH/DapD/GlmU-related protein, producing MRNGGRMKEGSKNIFERLQSGEVVPFNDPQYSLVSKSGIRTTELLIQYNATSDPDQLCKLWGNLTGTVLDESSYIQIPLMINHAEFVKVGKNVYINHGCSMLALGKITIEDNVLIGPKSNLITEGHPVNPDNRRALEVKPVLIKKNAWLGAAVTVLPGVTIGENSIVAAGAVVNRDVPDNTLVAGVPAKVIKSII from the coding sequence ATGAGAAATGGTGGAAGGATGAAAGAGGGGAGTAAAAATATTTTTGAGAGGTTGCAATCAGGTGAAGTCGTTCCATTCAACGATCCTCAATATTCACTGGTAAGTAAATCAGGAATTCGTACTACAGAATTACTTATTCAATACAATGCTACGTCCGATCCAGATCAATTATGTAAGCTGTGGGGAAATCTTACAGGTACTGTGTTAGACGAGAGTAGCTATATTCAAATACCATTAATGATCAATCATGCCGAATTTGTAAAGGTTGGTAAAAACGTTTACATCAATCATGGTTGTTCAATGCTGGCTTTGGGAAAAATTACAATTGAAGACAATGTATTGATTGGTCCTAAATCAAACCTGATTACAGAAGGACATCCTGTAAACCCTGATAATAGGAGAGCCTTGGAGGTAAAGCCAGTATTAATTAAAAAGAATGCCTGGTTAGGAGCTGCGGTTACCGTTTTGCCGGGCGTTACAATAGGTGAGAATTCAATTGTGGCAGCAGGAGCAGTTGTAAATCGTGATGTGCCGGATAATACTCTAGTAGCAGGTGTGCCTGCTAAAGTCATTAAATCAATTATTTAG
- a CDS encoding MBL fold metallo-hydrolase, whose translation MKRKILIFIGFIVLVTGTGMSVLNQSKFGQLPRGERLERIKASPNYRNGEFQNINETPVISGDKSRFKVMMDFLFTRKVRVTPESMLPVVKTDLKSFSKEDDVLVWFGHSSYFMQINGKTYLVDPVLSSYASPFSFINKAFKGTNIYTHNDFPTIDYLIITHDHWDHLDYQTVMDLKPKINHVVCGLGVGQHFEYWGFDVASLTELDWYEATDLGQGNVMTASPARHFSGRGLRGNKTLWTSFVLQTPQYNIFIGGDGGYDEHFKLIGTQYGPFDLAILEQGQYDKNWNLIHLMPDLVYKTAENLQAKSILPVHNSRFALASHQWDEPLNKISSNHTDSVISVKTPKIGELVLLSDSTKQYEKWWKDERGE comes from the coding sequence ATGAAGCGAAAAATATTAATATTTATAGGTTTTATTGTATTAGTAACCGGAACAGGAATGAGTGTATTAAATCAATCCAAATTTGGACAATTACCGAGAGGTGAACGATTGGAAAGGATCAAAGCATCTCCAAATTATCGTAACGGAGAGTTTCAAAATATTAACGAGACTCCAGTAATATCAGGAGATAAGAGCCGTTTTAAAGTGATGATGGATTTTCTGTTTACCAGGAAAGTTCGAGTTACCCCCGAAAGTATGCTTCCGGTTGTAAAAACAGATCTTAAATCATTCAGTAAAGAGGATGATGTATTAGTTTGGTTTGGTCATTCATCTTATTTTATGCAGATAAACGGAAAAACCTATTTGGTTGATCCTGTTTTGAGCTCATATGCATCTCCTTTTTCATTTATAAACAAAGCTTTTAAAGGCACAAATATCTATACGCATAATGATTTTCCAACCATAGATTATTTAATTATAACACACGATCATTGGGATCACCTGGATTATCAGACAGTAATGGATTTAAAGCCAAAAATAAATCATGTTGTATGTGGCCTGGGTGTTGGTCAGCATTTTGAATACTGGGGTTTTGATGTTGCTTCCCTTACTGAGCTGGATTGGTATGAAGCAACGGATCTTGGACAAGGAAATGTTATGACTGCTTCTCCTGCCCGTCATTTCTCAGGCAGAGGATTACGCGGGAATAAAACATTATGGACATCCTTTGTTTTACAAACCCCTCAATACAATATCTTTATTGGTGGCGACGGTGGTTATGATGAACATTTTAAGCTTATTGGAACTCAATACGGACCTTTTGATCTGGCTATTTTGGAGCAGGGACAATATGATAAGAATTGGAATTTAATTCATTTAATGCCGGATCTGGTTTATAAAACAGCTGAAAATTTACAAGCAAAAAGTATACTGCCCGTTCATAATTCCAGATTTGCTTTAGCCAGTCATCAGTGGGATGAACCTTTAAATAAGATAAGTTCGAATCATACTGATTCAGTTATTTCGGTTAAGACTCCTAAAATTGGAGAACTTGTCCTTTTGAGTGATTCAACAAAACAATATGAGAAATGGTGGAAGGATGAAAGAGGGGAGTAA